ACCATCCAGCCCACTGGACTGCGCCAAGGTCAGGCCTTCGCTCAGAGCGGCAATCATGCTGCCCATCATCATATTGATCGTCAGTTTCATGCTCGCCGCCGCACCGATTTCGCCGAGAAACACCGTCTTCTTACCCATGGCATCAAAGCCGGGTTGCGCCTGTTCCATCAGGGATTCGTCACCAGCCGCCATGATCACCAGCTCGCCATCGCGCGCCGGTTGCACGGTGCCGGACACCGGCGCTTCGAGATATTCACCGCCGCGCGCCTGGATGGAGATGCCGATCTTCTCAGCCGTCTGCGGATCTACCGTCGACATATCAACATAACCTTTACCGGGGCCGACGCCCTGAATGACGCCGTGTGGTGAAAAACATACCGCCATCGCCGCTTCCGGGTCAGCGACCATGCAGAAGGTGACATCCGCGGTTGCGACCACCTCCAGTGGCGTGCCGACCTGTGTTGCTCCGGCTTCGACAAGGTTGTGACATTTTGCTGCGTCACGGTTATACACTGTCAGTTGGTGTCCCGCTTTGATCAGGTTCATGGCCATGGGATTGCCCATCAGGCCACTGCCGATAAATCCGTAATTCGCCATTTCTTTTCCTTTTTATGTTAGGGGCGGTTCTTGCAAAAGGCTCAGGAGAGTCCCAGTTCCTGTTTTTCCAGTTTCAATAATTGATCACGCAGTTCCGCTGCCCGTTCAAAATTAAGTTCGGCCGCCTCGGCGAGCATCTCTTCGCGCACCGCTTTGATCTGCTTACGCAGTTCGGCCGGGCTGTGCCATTCGGCCAGCTCTTCGGCCACCTGCGCCACCTCTTCACTGACGCCCTTGAGGTCTTCGAGAATGGTGCGCATCGATTTCGAGACCGACTTGGGCACAATGCCGTGCTCGGCGTTAAAGGCCAGCTGCTGGTCGCGCCGTCGCTGGGTTTCATCGAGGCAGGCCTGCATGGAACGGGTGATGCGATCGGCGTACATAATCACCCGGCCATCGACGTTACGCGCCGCACGACCACAGGTCTGGATCAACGAACGCTCGCTGCGCAGGAAACCTTCCTTGTCGGCATCGAGAATCGCCACCAGCCCGACTTCGGGAATATCCAGGCCTTCACGCAGCAGGTTGATGCCGATCAGCACATCGAAATCGCCCTGGCGCAGGCTACGGATGATCTCCATCCGTTCGACGGTATCGATATCCGAGTGCAGGTAGCGCACGCGAATGCCGATCTCTTCCAGATAGCCGGTCAAATCTTCGGCCATGCGCTTGGTCAGCGTCGTCACCAGGATGCGCGCCTGAGTGGCAATGGTGGTGCGGATCTGTTCGACCAGATCATCGACCTGCTGCTGTGCCGGACGGATCTCAATGGGCGGATCGACCAATCCGGTCGGACGGACAATCTGTTCGACCACCACACCCTGCGCTTTTTCCAGCTCATAATCCGCCGGGGTCGCCGACACGTAGACGGTCTGCAGATTCTTGGCCTCAAATTCTTCGAACTTCAGCGGGCGATTATCAAGAGCCGAGGGCAGTCGGAAGCCGTAACCAACGAGGTTTTCCTTACGCGAACGGTCGCCGCGATACATAGCACCGACCTGCGACACGCTGACATGACTTTCGTCGATAAACAGCAACGCATCATCGGGAAAGTAATCAAACAGCGTCGCCGGTGGCTCCCCTTCACCGCGGCCATCCATATAGCGTGAATAGTTCTCAATGCCCTGGCAATAGCCCATCTCTTCCATGACTTCAATATCGAACAGGGTGCGCTGTTCAATGCGTTGCGCTTCGATCAATTGGTTGCGATCCCGGAAGTAAACAATGCGCTGTTGCAGTTCATCCTGAATCTGTTTGATGGCCCGCTCCAGCGTTGGCCGCGTGGCGACATAGTGACTGGCCGGGAAAATGCTGGTCTTGGTCAGCTTGTCGATCACTGTGCCGCGCAACGGATCGATCTCGCTGATGGCATCGATCTCGTCACCGAAGAACTCGATGCGCAGGGCTAAATCTTCTTCATAGGCGGGAAAAATCTCGACACTGTCGCCGCGCACCCGGAAGGTGCCGCGATGAAAGTCGGCATCGTTGCGCTGATACTGAATTTCGACTAGTTTTTTCAGCAGGGAGTTGCGCTCCAGCTCCATGCCCACTTCCAGACCGACCAGCATGCCGAAGTAGGCTTCCGGCGAACCCAGGCCGTAGATGCACGACACCGAGGCGACGATCAGCACATCGCGTCGCGTTAACAGGCTGCGCGTGGCACTGTGGCGCAACTTGTCGATCTCCTCGTTAATGGAGGAATCCTTTTCGATAAAGGTATCGGTGCTCGCCACATAAGCTTCCGGCTGGTAATAGTCGTAGTAGGAGACAAAATACTCGACGGCGTTGTTGGGAAACAACTCGCGGAATTCGCCGTAGAGCTGGGCGGCCAGGGTTTTATTATGGGCCAGAACCAGGGTCGGCCGTTGGACCCGCTCGATGACATTGGCCATGGTAAAGGTTTTACCGCTGCCGGTAACCCCGAGCAGAACCTGATGCTCGGCACCTTCTTCAATGCCCTCCACCAGTTCGTCAATGGCCTTTGGCTGATCACCGGCCGGCTGATACGTGGATTTTAAACTGAATTTTGCCATGCATTTCTTTCTGGGACAGGGAAAAGCTTAAACATGCAAAGGAGAACCATAGCATGAGTGGGTTTAACAGACCAAGAGCCCGTCTACTGCAATCTGAAATTTACGCCAACAAAAACGGGATAATCCCGCAAAGGACTATCCCGCTAATCGCCTATATTTTACCTGTGATCCGATCAGGCCACGGCACCGCCAAATTGACTGGAAAGGGTCTGCCCTTTATCGTCGCTATCCATGGAGGCACTTGGTGTCATGGTCGAAACAGTTGTCGCCCGTTCAACCATGGCACTGCCTTGCGCTGCCTGCTCAGCCATTAATTCAGCCTGGGCCTGAGCGCGCATGCGACTGGCCTGAGCCGCGACGTTGCGATCCTGAGAAGAGGGCTGGGCCGGGGCCAGGGCGGCCGCGCGAATCACATCCGCTTTTTCCATGGTCGCCCGGGGATCACCAGGCACCTCACTCATATCGACATTGACCTCGCCGGAGACGGCATAACGTCTGCCATCCGGACCGGTCTCATAAGTCAACGAAGGCGCGCCGGTATAGGGACCACCAACGGCCGCATGGGCCGCTTCATGAACCTGCACCTCGCGATCACGCTGGGCCAGATCCTGAACTTCCTGTTGCTCTTCTTCCGTCAGTTGCGCGGCGGAGCTGTTATTGTCCTCATTCGATCCTTCGGATTCGCTTGTTTCCTGACCGTCATTCATCTCCTCAACCGCCTCACCCTGCTCATCAGCAACGCTCGAACCGTCTTCACCACCGGCCTGGGCTGCCGCGGGATCAACAAGGGGCGTTGCCGTACCATTTTGCTGCTGACCGGCCATGGCCGCCTGCCGACCTTCTTCACTCAGCTGCACGGTGTCAACCACATTAAGCGGAGAGGTCTCTGCTTCAATGGATGCTGACGCAGCTTTACCGTACTCGGTTGCCTGAGCCGCCATCTTGCCTTGACGGGCAGAGGTCATGTACGCGGCAACTTGAAGCGCCTGGGGATCTGTGGTTGTAATAGTTGTCGCCATAATCGTTCCTCCCCGAGGTGAATCGAGGATTGATTTATTACGTAAAAACAACATGTTTCACTACAAAACTATAACACAAAGTTTTGTGATTTCCAGTGAAAAGCACGATGGAAAAGGGACTTAGGGGGCGTTCTCATTCAGATGGGTGCGGAGCCCACGGATGGCTGTCCACCATTTCTGACGGTGTAAACATGCCGGACATCGCATTTTCGACGTGCGTTAGTGAGTTTGCGCTCCCCTTGAAGAGCTGGGATGAAACCCGGCGGTGATGTTTTTGATTCTGAAGTTTTATGTTTTGTCAGACGCAAAGAGACCAATTACTTGCGCCAGAACGAAGGGAGGAACAACACCAGAACGGTAAACAGCTCCAACCGGCCGAGCAGCATGCACAGAATCAGCACGCCCTTGCCGAACGCGGGAACGGCGGCAAAGTTATCCACCGGACCGACCGTGCCGAGACCGGGGCCGATATTGCCGAGGGTGGCGATTACGGCGGCAGCGCCGGAAACCAGGTCCATACCGCTGGCCGCCATGAGGAATGAAGCGGTGACAAACACCCCCATGAACAGGGCGAAAAAGCCGAGAATCGACTGCATGACATCCGGGGCAACCGGCTGATCACCCAGCTTGACCAGGCGGATGGCGCGGGGGTGGATGAGACGGTAAAGCTGAACCGTGCCATGCTTAAACAGTAACAGCAGGCGGGCGACCTTCATGCCGCCGCCGGTTGACCCGGCACAGCCGCCGATAAACATCATGAACACCAGCAGATACTGAGCCAATACCGGCCACAGCTCGAAGTCGGCGGTGCCGAATCCGGTGGTGGTCAGGATCGATGTGGTTTGAAAAGCGCTGTAACGCAGATTGTCGATCCATGAGCTGTACACCGTGCCCTGGTTGAGGAAGACTAAAATCAGGGTGACGCCAACGGTGATGGTCAGATAAAAACGGAATTCCTCATTGCGGAAATATTCGCCGATGCGCCCTTTGAGGACGTAATAATGCAAGGAGAAGTTCACCCCGGCCAGGAACATGAACAGGGTGATGACCCAGTCGATATAGGCACTGTCATAGGCCGCAACCGAGGCGTTGCGGGTTGAGAAACCACCTGTCGCCAGAGTGGCAAAGGCGTGACAGATGGCATCGTAAAAACTCATGCCGCCCCCCATCAGCAGCAGGGTTTCCACCGCGGTAAGGATGACATACACGCCCCACAGTAGTTTGGCCGTGTCCTGAATGCGCGGCTTGAGTCGGTCGGCGGTCGGCCCCGGCACTTCGGCCTGAAACAGCTGCATGCCGCCGACGCCGAGCATCGGCAAAATGGCCAGACTCAAGACAATGATCCCCATGCCGCCCAGCCAGTGGGTCAGGGCACGCCAGAACAGG
This region of uncultured Desulfuromonas sp. genomic DNA includes:
- a CDS encoding NAD(P)-dependent oxidoreductase, encoding MANYGFIGSGLMGNPMAMNLIKAGHQLTVYNRDAAKCHNLVEAGATQVGTPLEVVATADVTFCMVADPEAAMAVCFSPHGVIQGVGPGKGYVDMSTVDPQTAEKIGISIQARGGEYLEAPVSGTVQPARDGELVIMAAGDESLMEQAQPGFDAMGKKTVFLGEIGAAASMKLTINMMMGSMIAALSEGLTLAQSSGLDGDALLDVLSAGALACPMFKGKGAAMLAKNFTANFPLKHLQKDLRLAVQLGDHHRVPLANAAASNEMAKRGCQMGFADEDMCALIKTVQSPQHDS
- the uvrB gene encoding excinuclease ABC subunit UvrB, translating into MAKFSLKSTYQPAGDQPKAIDELVEGIEEGAEHQVLLGVTGSGKTFTMANVIERVQRPTLVLAHNKTLAAQLYGEFRELFPNNAVEYFVSYYDYYQPEAYVASTDTFIEKDSSINEEIDKLRHSATRSLLTRRDVLIVASVSCIYGLGSPEAYFGMLVGLEVGMELERNSLLKKLVEIQYQRNDADFHRGTFRVRGDSVEIFPAYEEDLALRIEFFGDEIDAISEIDPLRGTVIDKLTKTSIFPASHYVATRPTLERAIKQIQDELQQRIVYFRDRNQLIEAQRIEQRTLFDIEVMEEMGYCQGIENYSRYMDGRGEGEPPATLFDYFPDDALLFIDESHVSVSQVGAMYRGDRSRKENLVGYGFRLPSALDNRPLKFEEFEAKNLQTVYVSATPADYELEKAQGVVVEQIVRPTGLVDPPIEIRPAQQQVDDLVEQIRTTIATQARILVTTLTKRMAEDLTGYLEEIGIRVRYLHSDIDTVERMEIIRSLRQGDFDVLIGINLLREGLDIPEVGLVAILDADKEGFLRSERSLIQTCGRAARNVDGRVIMYADRITRSMQACLDETQRRRDQQLAFNAEHGIVPKSVSKSMRTILEDLKGVSEEVAQVAEELAEWHSPAELRKQIKAVREEMLAEAAELNFERAAELRDQLLKLEKQELGLS
- a CDS encoding putative metalloprotease CJM1_0395 family protein, which produces MATTITTTDPQALQVAAYMTSARQGKMAAQATEYGKAASASIEAETSPLNVVDTVQLSEEGRQAAMAGQQQNGTATPLVDPAAAQAGGEDGSSVADEQGEAVEEMNDGQETSESEGSNEDNNSSAAQLTEEEQQEVQDLAQRDREVQVHEAAHAAVGGPYTGAPSLTYETGPDGRRYAVSGEVNVDMSEVPGDPRATMEKADVIRAAALAPAQPSSQDRNVAAQASRMRAQAQAELMAEQAAQGSAMVERATTVSTMTPSASMDSDDKGQTLSSQFGGAVA
- a CDS encoding TrkH family potassium uptake protein; protein product: MSILFVLHILGALLTCLALTLLLPIPFSYYYHDGSASAFIWASATCLIIGLTLMKLFKNKKELSVREGFAVVTFGWLVFALFGALPYLFTGAITSPLDAVFETMSGFTTTGSTILMEIESLPQSILFWRALTHWLGGMGIIVLSLAILPMLGVGGMQLFQAEVPGPTADRLKPRIQDTAKLLWGVYVILTAVETLLLMGGGMSFYDAICHAFATLATGGFSTRNASVAAYDSAYIDWVITLFMFLAGVNFSLHYYVLKGRIGEYFRNEEFRFYLTITVGVTLILVFLNQGTVYSSWIDNLRYSAFQTTSILTTTGFGTADFELWPVLAQYLLVFMMFIGGCAGSTGGGMKVARLLLLFKHGTVQLYRLIHPRAIRLVKLGDQPVAPDVMQSILGFFALFMGVFVTASFLMAASGMDLVSGAAAVIATLGNIGPGLGTVGPVDNFAAVPAFGKGVLILCMLLGRLELFTVLVLFLPSFWRK